A section of the Pochonia chlamydosporia 170 chromosome 2, whole genome shotgun sequence genome encodes:
- a CDS encoding ATP-dependent DNA helicase PIF1 (similar to Metarhizium robertsii ARSEF 23 XP_007826337.2), which produces MLRLPNETLVYILQDLYHVSEDFRRHGSISDLLSIRAVCKRLADVGAHLAFRHITLKHQTQSYQKILAFSESEHKGKVRYITYSFQDFEDECIPRGEFSDYIAQHAPLSVGHFSVAELDELHRDYCCRHSDMCYLESTGLDTACLTVILPRLINLRSICISQCFDNLPWLKFEEVVHDSYMPFLEQSSSLRIFDNIIVALSATNTNLTGLTIRSYQNDIGDLPLTGVIQALNSERSMLFKSALKQLKTLSIAIPQFAEEGSLNYDGLLILLHSIPLLEKLKLSSISRQSVKLPSKFLEFLTIPRLHTVEIDHGYFSCATDLTNFFSRHSHTLKRVEFRDVTLSGGSWETIFSIMRATLVLSSCTMVGKFSANCQVEIDTEMQNHGNRVLPFKAIEDFIEQRSNDHPFELTKCKSLALVFYVTNYATKVEDPGWKRIFAAKEVAQLLKRSENVDQGVAGVGSSQQTTRENRARQFLLRVANRVFTDRALSHVEVVAHLLGYGTEFTNNAAWTFLNLCSLYWQIFRRWKLLQETAEKELLDEQREESVAINAAGQKISLLDSYFYRGQVLKGIALCDYLSIVTLKRKKIRATSKREIELDRSWPYAKIRCKCSAQQDSTLLCVWTGISVWIFPRRTAITIKAAVQHLAMFVPWEDFLAERNGDINDIWIKHKQTLPERISFYANNIQLLRRSAEDVRRDAKQWAAECEGGPFCEPEDSGSGCQEDGHQLAPYQNDEPGVLMRFIDVLRKAVGAREVTAGSGEISWMLERLFCFQADGLDSSTDLSASKIDDGAVTMTLRSGEIGLKFTVPRQQHLRSIKSQQIGLSREREKRIQGIQSQCEDYEVGHYVAGSQSNRSCQPAIGLPIQSKQSSLTMDVRFGPGGSFSTVGEALTVSFRLNRKQNMALRLICRQVDRLRETSDGVPQLCMFVGGEGGTGKSRLIAAIKTLFRYKEQPHRLLVTATSGTAAANIEGITIHSACKFSKESAPRSRRLGPTDQLKLSGASSLRIDGQTKMDWQEKRMIVVDEISMLGARTLYAVNEQLCRLRGSAEDFGGIPVVLFCGDFHQFRPVQERSILLPSTAVRWDERKCYSSEHRRQHDRAHALWKRFETVVILDEQMRAASDARLRRLLSRIRQGAQDRSDLDLLNTTCYRDGRRIPWESGITVVTPLNRNRWNLNIEAAISFQKQQRALMRIFISEHKWTAGEPSEEEALMILNYGDDSGIPIPAIFMFVPGMPVTINHNIHQGLKLVNGAGYTACEVIVDKTFPGHRISGDMVIHFGPPAGIILASDTTDFRFVGLPPGTILLTPMSMRIERGRKRPWQTLDVTRRGLACASAFACTDFKVQGRTLGKVALELRGARTVRFNGEAVPSQCDPYSLYVQLSRCTSLDGIMLLSKVREKDFLGNEVPRDMLTAEKELEALDEATMRDVESWSWRDIC; this is translated from the exons ATGCTTCGCTTGCCAAACGAGACGCTAGTATACATTCTCCAAGACCTATACCATGTGTCTGAGGATTTTCGAAGGCATGGTAGCATAAGCGATCTGCTTTCTATCCGAGCTGTTTGCAAGCGACTGGCGGACGTTGGAGCACATCTCGCATTCCGGCATATCACTCTCAAGCATCAGACACAAAGCTATCAAAAGATTTTGGCTTTCTCAGAGTCTGAGCATAAGGGCAAAGTTCGATACATAACGTACAGTTTTCAAGATTTTGAGGACGAATGTATTCCAAGGGGCGAGTTTTCAGACTACATAGCGCAACACGCACCACTGAGTGTTGGACACTTTTCTGTCGCAGAACTAGACGAACTCCACCGGGATTACTGCTGCCGACACTCGGATATGTGCTATCTCGAAAGCACAGGTCTGGATACGGCGTGTTTAACAGTCATTCTGCCTCGCCTCATAAATCTTCGTTCAATTTGCATCTCACAATGCTTCGATAATCTACCCTGGTTGAagtttgaagaagttgttcaCGATTCTTACATGCCCTTTTTGGAGCAGTCTTCCAGTCTTAGGAttttcgacaacatcatcgtcgcttTGTCTGCAACAAACACGAATCTCACCGGCCTGACCATACGCTCTTACCAAAACGATATTGGCGACCTACCTTTGACTGGTGTCATACAAGCCTTGAATTCCGAACGATCCATGCTCTTTAAAAGTGCTCTCAAACAGCTAAAAACCTTAAGCATTGCAATTCCGCAGTTCGCGGAAGAAGGAAGTCTTAATTACGACGGGCTACTGATTTTGCTTCACTCTATCCCATTACTTGAGAAATTAAAACTGTCTTCAATATCTCGTCAGAGCGTGAAGCTGCCGTCGAAATTTCTCGAATTCTTGACTATTCCAAGATTGCATACCGTTGAAATTGATCACGGCTACTTTTCTTGTGCAACAGACTTAACAAATTTCTTTTCGAGACACTCCCATACATTGAAAAGAGTTGAGTTTCGCGACGTCACACTCTCAGGAGGCTCGTGGGAGACGATCTTCTCAATTATGAGAGCCACGTTAGTCCTCAGCTCTTGTACTATGGTTGGAAAATTTTCTGCTAATTGTCAAGTGGAAATTGACACTGAAATGCAAAACCATGGCAATAGGGTTCTGCCATTTAAAGCAATTGAAGACTTCATCGAACAACGATCAAATGACCATCCATTCGAACTGACGAAATGCAAAAGCTTAGCCTTGGTCTTTTATGTTACAAATTACGCTACCAAGGTAGAGGATCCGGGGTGGAAGCGTATTTTTGCCGCCAAGGAAGTGGCCCAGCTGCTTAAAAGGAGCGAGAACGTTGATCAGGGCGTAGCGGGTGTTGGGTCATCGCAGCAGACAACCCGGGAAAACAGAGCAAGGCAATTCTTGTTGCGTGTCGCAAATAGGGTATTTACGGACCGAGCGTTGTCGCATGTGGAGGTGGTCGCTCACCTGCTGGGATATGGGACAGAGTTCACGAATAACGCGGCGTGGACATTCTTAAACCTATGCAGTCTCTACTGGCAAATATTTCGACGCTGGAAACTCCTGCAAGAGACGGCTGAAAAGGAGCTTCTAGACGAGCAAAGAGAGGAATCAGTCGCAATTAACGCGGCGGGTCAGAAGATCTCTCTTTTGGATTCGTACTTTTATCGAGGTCAGGTCCTAAAGGGTATTGCACTGTGTGACTATCTGTCAATAGTGACGTTGAAGCGCAAGAAGATACGGGCTACGTCCAAGCGGGAGATTGAACTGGACAGGTCTtggccttatgcgaagataCGGTGCAAGTGCTCCGCCCAGCAGGACAGCACGCTGCTGTGTGTTTGGACGGGTATCTCAGTATGGATTTTTCCGAGGAGGACGGCAATTACCATAAAAG CGGCGGTGCAACATCTCGCAATGTTCGTACCGTGGGAAGATTTCCTCGCTGAGAGAAATGGGGATATAAACGATATCTGGATTAAGCACAAACAGACTCTGCCGGAACGGATATCCTTCTATGCAAATAATATCCAGTTGCTTCGTCGGTCGGCTGAGGATGTAAGAAGGGACGCGAAGCAGTGGGCTGCAGAGTGTGAAGGCGGGCCGTTTTGCGAGCCAGAGGACTCAGGCTCCGGGTGCCAGGAAGATGGGCATCAGTTGGCGCCGTACCAAAATGATGAGCCAGGTGTCTTGATGCGCTTTATTGACGTGCTGAGGAAGGCAGTGGGAGCCAGAGAGGTAACTGCAGGTTCAGGAGAAATTTCATGGATGCTCGAACGACTGTTTTGCTTTCAAGCAGACGGGCTGGACTCTTCGACGGACCTCAGTGCTTCAAAAATAGACGACGGTGCCGTGACGATGACCCTTAGGTCAGGTGAAATAGGGCTGAAATTCACGGTCCCGAGACAACAGCATCTTCGATCCATTAAGTCGCAACAAATCGGATTATCCCGTGAGCGAGAAAAGAGAATCCAAGGTATACAGAGCCAATGTGAGGATTACGAGGTCGGCCATTATGTTGCAGGTAGCCAGTCGAATAGatcttgccagccagccatcgGATTACCTATCCAAAGTAAACAATCGTCATTGACGATGGATGTCCGGTTCGGTCCAGGCGGCTCCTTTTCCACGGTTGGGGAGGCACTGACGGTGTCGTTCAGGCTGAACCGGAAACAAAATATGGCTCTAAGATTGATTTGTCGCCAGGTAGATCGACTGCGAGAAACAAGCGATGGTGTGCCACAGCTCTGCATGTTCGTGGGAGGGGAGGGCGGCACTGGCAAGTCGCGACTGATCGCTGCAATCAAGACGCTGTTTCGTTACAAGGAGCAACCACATCGTCTTTTGGTTACGGCGACTTCTGgtacagcagcagcaaacatTGAGGGCATCACAATCCACTCTGCCTGCAAATTCTCCAAAGAGTCAGCACCACGTTCAAGGCGCCTTGGGCCGACTGACCAGCTAAAGTTATCGGGGGCCAGCAGCCTTCGGATTGACGGTCAAACTAAGATGGATTGGCAGGAAAAGCGCATGATCGTTGTCGACGAAATCAGTATGCTAGGCGCTAGAACTTTATATGCCGTGAATGAACAGTTGTGCAGACTCCGAGGGTCAGCGGAAGACTTCGGTGGGATACCAGTCGTCCTCTTCTGTGGAGATTTCCACCAATTTAGACCGGTCCAGGAGCGATCGATCCTGCTACCCAGCACTGCAGTGAGGTGGGACGAACGCAAGTGTTATTCATCAGAGCATAGACGTCAACATGACAGAGCTCACGCTTTGTGGAAAAGATTTGAAACGGTGGTCATCTTGGACGAACAAATGCGGGCCGCAAGTGACGCTAGGTTGCGGCGGTTACTGTCCCGGATTCGCCAAGGAGCCCAGGACCGGTCGGATCTGGACCTACTGAATACCACTTGTTATCGAGACGGGCGCAGAATTCCCTGGGAGTCGGGTATCACGGTTGTGACACCGCTCAACCGGAATCGTTGGAACTTGAATATTGAGGCAGCAATCTCTTTCCAGAAACAGCAGCGTGCGCTGATGCGAATTTTCATTTCAGAGCATAAATGGACAGCTGGGGAGCCGTCAGAAGAGGAGGCTCTCATGATTCTCAATTACGGGGATGATAGCGGGATCCCGATCCCGGCCATTTTCATGTTTGTGCCAGGCATGCCCGTGACCATAAATCACAATATCCACCAAGGATTAAAGCTTGTGAACGGAGCTGGCTATACGGCATGTGAGGTCATTGTGGACAAAACGTTTCCAGGTCACCGCATCTCTGGGGACATGGTCATACACTTTGGGCCTCCAGCTGGAATCATCCTGGCTTCCGATACGACGGACTTCCGTTTTGTCGGTCTGCCTCCCGGCACCATACTTCTCACACCAATGTCAATGAGGATAGAGCGCGGAAGAAAACGACCATGGCAAACGTTAGATGTTACTCGCAGAGGGCTGGCCTGTGCTTCTGCGTTCGCCTGCACGGATTTTAAGGTGCAGGGTCGAACGCTCGGCAAGGTCGCACTTGAATTGCGCGGCGCCAGGACAGTTAGATTCAACGGAGAGGCAGTGCCGAGCCAGTGCGATCCGTACAGCCTGTACGTGCAACTCTCACGGTGCACGTCTCTCGACGGTATCATGCTTCTCTCCAAAGTGCGGGAGAAAGATTTCTTAGGGAATGAAGTGCCTAGGGACATGTTGACAGCGGAAAAAGAACTAGAGGCGCTAGACGAGGCGACGATGAGGGACGTGGAATCCTGGAGTTGGCGGGACATCTGCTGA
- a CDS encoding heat shock protein 30 (similar to Metarhizium acridum CQMa 102 XP_007812704.1) codes for MSFFPRAFYEGDSLSSFTPLFRLLDDFDTYARQSGSNQHGRLSAIATWQPKFDIRETSDAYELHGELPGLNKDAVHIEFTDPQTMTVRGKAERTYSSGTPSAGRIEDVSEKPAITEGETSPSAHKATVEDDNAAATETAVGKAQRQPEQPKYKYWLTERSVGEFSRSFNFPTPVDHESVSASFRDGILAVSVPKAKKPEPRRIAIN; via the coding sequence ATGTCTTTCTTTCCACGAGCTTTCTACGAAGGTGATTCTTTATCATCCTTCACCCCACTCTTCCGTCTCCTGGACGACTTTGACACGTATGCTCGCCAATCCGGCAGTAACCAACATGGCCGGCTCTCAGCCATCGCCACCTGGCAGCCCAAATTTGACATTCGCGAAACCAGTGATGCATACGAGCTGCATGGCGAACTCCCCGGCCTGAACAAAGACGCCGTTCACATTGAGTTTACAGATCCACAGACCATGACTGTCCGTGGCAAAGCTGAGCGAACTTATTCGTCTGGCACCCCCAGCGCTGGGCGCATTGAAGATGTTTCCGAGAAGCCAGCCATCACTGAAGGCGAAACATCACCCTCCGCGCATAAAGCCACTGTTGAGGATGACAATGCAGCCGCGACAGAAACTGCAGTAGGCAAGGCGCAAAGGCAGCCTGAGCAACCCAAGTACAAGTATTGGCTTACTGAGCGCAGCGTCGGGGAGTTCTCTCGAAGCTTCAACTTTCCGACCCCTGTGGACCATGAATCCGTGTCGGCTAGTTTCAGAGACGGCATCCTGGCTGTTTCTGTGCCAAAAGCTAAGAAGCCTGAACCTCGACGGATCGCTATAAACTAA
- a CDS encoding zinc finger-like protein (similar to Beauveria bassiana ARSEF 2860 XP_008602755.1), whose amino-acid sequence MADWANTGNILAVVLAIHHSPRQVPRYRPLYSCFRERLLPTTSQFEFTPPSPSESFYPSQPAPFKRPVVPDGSTASSNEVLRSPFRDCIGTFGLQKSLFFSLPSDGKVNGYIKFSWPKDKRAKNTLTSRTASISDANRVIEINDATDTSDGFASQSSMALTGPSRAPSRSEDSAKFTVEVSSFYSQLSAGNTTSNTPVGFTSSTVLSNASTEVVSMGAPKLLPSQYGLEAKMDNTDRRFWMFYVWNWCPGRSILVDTNLWLKDFAQMHKSLGVRSAIQSLAGIYIYDYLPLDSIRDRVNQRFFDAEERYSQLLNDPATDRDEAQANELITIAVILSMQDIVLTERRLNKPFSPRWLRGFRQGEQLLEATDHGSRFWKASNVQSSSLRVSQSIIVGRAVILAQPMSSLPPPHEFNAQEEASRFGWLLHGTDKDMYKIHGGCGFSKKLLHIMGQITYCAARLQQEPLTPIVPVTAKYLYAELREMRQWSSESRSWENAKSKPPMIKWIRSRPKGYQIDTNASMTDVTAEAWRFAAILYLQCRVFRGDRDIELWDFGEVISQLGEGDGDSGLDGLGIACECDSEDECKYDLLDDDEESEHSCTGSDADYYELNGERTDRKKRVTRRKGTPAGTEKFQARA is encoded by the exons ATGGCGGATTGGGCAAACACTGGTAACATTTTGGCCGTCGTTCTTGCAATCCATCATTCACCCCGCCAAGTACCGAGATACCGCCCGCTGTACTCATGTTTCCGTGAGAGAC TCTTACCTACGACGTCGCAATTTGAGTTCACCCCTCCGAGTCCTTCTGAGTCATTTTATCCCTCCCAGCCGGCACCATTCAAACGTCCGGTTGTCCCTGATGGCAGTACGGCCTCCAGCAATGAAGTCCTTCGCAGCCCGTTTCGAGACTGTATTGGCACATTTGGACTGCAGAAGTCACTGTTCTTCAGCCTGCCCAgtgatggcaaagtcaacgGTTACATCAAGTTCTCGTGGCCGAAGGATAAGCGTGCAAAGAATACCCTCACTAGCCGTACGGCTTCAATTTCGGACGCCAATAGGGTGATTGAAATTAATGACGCCACAGACACAAGTGACGGGTTCGCGTCGCAGTCTTCAATGGCACTCACTGGCCCCTCCCGAGCACCCTCGAGGAGTGAAGATTCAGCCAAATTTACTGTCGAGGTATCTAGCTTCTACAGTCAACTCTCGGCAGGGAATACTACGTCTAACACACCGGTCGGATTCACCTCATCTACTGTACTCTCGAATGCTTCTACCGAAGTTGTTTCTATGGGGGCACCGAAGTTGTTGCCTTCGCAATATGGTTTGGAGGCCAAAATGGACAACACCGACAGACGATTTTGGATGTTTT ATGTTTGGAATTGGTGTCCTGGTCGCAGCATACTGGTAGACACAAATCTATGGCTAAAGGATTTTGCCCAGATGCACAAAAGCCTTGGTGTTCGATCAGCTATCCAGAGTCTAGCCGGTATCTACATATACGATTATTTGCCACTCGACTCTATTCGCGATAGGGTCAATCAACGTTTCTTTGACGCCGAAGAGCGATATTCTCAATTGCTCAATGATCCCGCGACTGACCGAGATGAAGCGCAAGCAAATGAACTAATTACCATTGCTGTAATTCTCTCCATGCAAGAT ATTGTGTTAACGGAACGCCGCCTGAATAAGCCATTTTCTCCTCGTTGGCTTCGGGGGTTCCGGCAAGGGGAGCAACTTCTTGAAGCAACCGATCACGGTTCGAGGTTTTGGAAGGCGTCAAACGTACAATCATCGTCATTACGGGTCTCTCAGTCCATCATTGTTGGACGTGCAGTCATCTTGGCCCAACCGATGTCTTCGTTACCACCACCCCACGAGTTCAATGCTCAAGAAGAGGCATCCCGCTTtggttggcttcttcatgggACAGACAAAGATATGTATAAAATCCATGGTGGTTGTGGGTTttcgaagaagctgcttcacATTATGGGCCAGATAACGTATTGTGCAGCGCGATTGCAGCAAGAGCCGTTGACCCCGATCGTGCCGGTGACCGCGAAATATTTGTATGCAGAGCTGCGCGAGATGAGACAATGGAGCTCTGAGTCGAGGAGTTGGGAGAATGCAAAATCTAAGCCACCAATGATCAAATGGATACGATCTCGACCGAAGGGTTATCAGATTGACACAAACGCATCAATGACGGATGTGACTGCAGAAGCCTGGCGCTTTGCAGCGATACTTTATCTCCAATGTCGGGTGTTCCG AGGGGACCGTGACATAGAACTCTGGGACTTCGGCGAAGTGATCTCACAACTAGGAGAGGGTGACGGTGACAGCGGCCTTGATGGTCTAGGTATCGCATGCGAATGCGACAGCGAGGACGAATGCAAATACGACCTCttggacgacgacgaggaatCAGAGCATTCGTGCACGGGGTCAGATGCCGATTACTACGAGCTAAATGGTGAACGCACAGACCGAAAGAAAAGAGTTACGAGGCGAAAAGGAACGCCAGCAGGAACGGAAAAATTTCAGGCGAGAGCTTGA